The sequence CCCGGCGAGACTCTCGGGATCGTGGGGGAGACCGGCTCGGGAAAGTCCACCTTGGCCCGTGCCGTGATACAGGTCGACCGGCCGAAATCAGGATCCGTGGTGTTCAGGGGCGAGGACCTCACCGGGCTCAACCGCAAGGATCTGAAGAAGGTCTGGGCCAATTTCCAGATGGTCTACCAGGACCCCTTCAGCTCCCTGAACCCGCGGTGGCGGATCGAGGACGTGGTGGCCGAGCCACTGGACAGCCACCGCTCACTGAATCGGCAGGAACGCCGGGCGAAGGTGCGGGAGCTTCTGGATCTCGTTGGCCTGGACCCGGACACCTACCTGCGGCGCAGGCCCATGGAATTGTCCGGTGGACAGGCTCAGCGAGTCGCCATCGCCCGGGCGATCGCCCTGGACCCGGCGGTCATCATCTGCGACGAGGCCATCTCTTCCCTGGACGTCCTCATCCAGGCTCAGGTGATCAACCTGTTCGAGAAGCTCCGCGTCGAACTGGGGCTGTCCTACCTCTTCATTGCCCACGACCTCGCCACGGTGAAGCAGGTCAGCGACCGGGTCGCCGTGCTCTATCTCGGCCAACTGGCCGAGATCGCCCCCTCGAATCGGATGTATGAGACGCCGCGCCATCCCTATACGCGTGCACTGCTGGACTCGGTGCCCGGCCTCAACCCGGAGACTGGGGTGGCCAAGCGGCCCATCACCCTGCCCGGTGATGTTCCGAGTCCGCTGGATCCGCCCTCAGGGTGCCGGTTCCGCACCCGCTGCCCTTTTGCCCAGGATGTCTGTGCTGCCGTGGAGCCGAGGCTGGAACCGTGCTCCGGCGGCGGATTCGTGGCCTGCCATTTCCCCTTGGACGACGACGGTCTGCCCACCAATGGACATCCGGAGGGCGTCAAGGACGCCCTGCCCGCGTAGCGCCTTTCGTCCGACGGAAGGTGCATGGTAGCTGCCGGCCAGCTGGGACAGACTTCCGTGAAGTCAATGTGACGTCAATCACTCTGACTGATCCTCCATCATCGTCCTCTTGGGAGTCGTCATGAACACCATGCACCGCCAGATCGGTCCGCGCCGCGGGCTCCTCGGCACCCTGGCCCTGGCGGCCAGCCTCAGTCTCGTCCTCGCTGGTTGCGGTGGAGGAGAGCCCGACGCTGAAGGCGAGGCCGGCGAAGCCGCCGCCAGCGTGGGCGAGCCGCAGACCGGCGGTGACCTGACCGTACTACTCGATGCCGGTTTCGCCGGCGGATGGTCCACCGGGCTGGACCCGGCCACCTCCAATACGGTCGGGGCCAACATGCCACAGAACTCGGCGATCTTCGGCGGGCTGTTCACGCTCGAGGCGGACGAGAACGGGCAGAACGCGGAGATCGTGCCGAACCAGGCCGAGAGCTATGAATTCTCGGAAGATGGGCTGACCCTGACGGTGAAGCTCCGGGAAGGCATCACCTTCTCCGACGGATCCCCGTTGAACGCTGATGCGGTGGTGTGGAACTGGATCCGTGCCCTGAGTTCCGGCAGCACGGGTACGCCCCAGCTGGACCTCGATCTCACGCGGGACATGCCGGAACTGGACCAGCAGTTCTTGGACGACCTCTATGCCGCCCTGCCCGAAGACGTGGATGAGGCTGTGATCGAACAACGGCTCGGAGCCGTCCAGGCCGTGGACGACCTCACCTTCGAGGTCCACTTCTCCGTGGCCAATGGTGCCTTCGTCAACGCCATGCCCTCCACCAGCCTGAACTTCATCGGCTCGCCCACTGCGTATCAGGAGATGGGTGCGGACCAGTACAGTCAGTCGCCAGTAGCGGCTGGGCCCTTCACTGTCGACGCCAATCGGTTGTCCGAACGTCTGGAGCTGACCAGGAACGAGGACTATTTCAAGGACGGCATGCCGTACCTGGACGAGTTGTCCTTCCAGTCCGTGGGCGGCGACCAGGTGCTGTACCAGACGTTGCAGGCCGGTCAGGGCGATGCGATCGAGGGTCTGAGCTCGGTCACGCTGATCGAGCAGGCGCAGGAGAACCCGAACTTGACCGTCACTCCCGGTGCGCCGACGTCTCCGTACGTGATCCAGCTGAACACGCGCAAGGCGCCGTTCGATGACAAGAAGGCGCGGGAGGCGATCTACTACGCCACGGACTTCGAGGCCATCAACGAGGGACTCTTCGGCGGTCAGGGTGACATGTCGCAGTCCTTCACCGCTTCCGGCGGCCTGTTCCATGAGCCGGAGGTCGAGGGATACCGCACCTACGATCCGGAGAAGGCCCGGAAGCTGGTCGAGGAGATCGGCGGACTCACGGTCGAGCTGGGCACCACGGACATCGTGACCGCCCGCCAGGTCACGACCGCGCTACAGACCCAGTGGCAGGACGCCGGGATCGACGTCACGATCGACTCCAAACCTCTCGGTGACGTGATCACCAAGTTCACCAGCGGGGAGTGGGAGTCCATGCTCCAGACCGCCGGCGCATGGGAGCCCGCTGCCGGCATCGGCGTGGCCGTCCGCTTCGGCTCCACGTCTCCGTTCAGTGGCACTCCGTTGCCGGAGGGTGCGGAGACGGCGACCCAGGCGCTGGAGGAGAATCTGAACACCGAACTCGATGAAGTGCTGACGAATGCCGCGTCCACCGTGGACCAGGAGGAGCGCGGCGAACTCTACAAACAGGCCGCGAAGATGATCTCTGACGAGGCCTACGGACCGTTCGGTATGGCCTTCTCCCCGGCCCAGGTGGTCCGAAAGGGCGTCCACGGCCCCGGACTCACCACGCCCATCCCGGCCCTCGTGGTCAACAGTGGGGTCCTGTATGACCGGGTCTGGGTGGAGCAGTGATGCCAGTCCGATGAACACACCGCCACACACCGCCGGCCGGGGGCAGCGCCCCCGGCCGGCGGTGTGTTCAGACAAGGTTCAGACGAGCTGGCCGTCGTCGCCGATCTCCGTGGGGTAGGTGATGTCGATCGCGTCAGCGGCCGTGCCGGTGGCGTTGGAGATCATGGCGGCCATCAGGTTCTTGGGCACCAGGCAGTCCCCGCAGACACCGTCCTCGGCACGGATGCGGGCGTCAAGCCGGTCACCGGACTCGTCGATCTGCAGGATGTAGCCGTCCGCGGCCAAGGTCTGGCGCAGGTCTTCGAGGGGCTGGGTGGTCATGGTTCCTCCGGTGGGGTGGCGGGAGCCGAGGCTCAGGGTGGGGCTGGCGGCCGGTGCCGTTCCGAGTGCCGGCATGGCCGTGTCGGGTCAATTGTGGTCCCCGGGCCGAGCAATCCTGAGGTGTCTTTCCGCCGCACGGAACATCGCCTGGGCGGGGAACCGGCGTCGTGATCTGCTACCGCGAGCTCTCCCAGGAGGCATCGAAGCGGCCGGTCTTCAGCGGCAGGATAGCCACCAGCGCCAGCACCCCGAGGGCCAGGATGTACAGCGAGATCGGCCAGGAGGCACCGAAGCTGGCGTAGAGGCTGGTGGCGATCAGCGGGGCGAACCCGCCGCCGATGATCGAGCCGATCTGGTAGGCCGTGGAGGCGCCCGAGTAGCGAACGTTGGCGGGGAACAGTTCGGCCACCAGGGCCGCCTGCGGGCCGGCCATGAACGACTGGGCGAGCAGGAGGACGGCGAAGCCGAGCAGGATGAGCACGGGCTGGGCCGTGTCCACGAGCCAGAAGAACGGGAAGGCCCCCAGGACCACGAGCACCGCGCCGGCTACGAAGACGGGCTTCTGCCGGAACCGGTCCGCCAACAAGGCTCCCAGGAGCACTGTGGCCAGGTGGACCACGGCGCCGCCGACGATCAGCCAGAGCATGGTGGGCTGGGGGAGGCCCAGTGCCTCGGTGCCGTAGGAGAGCATGTACACGGAGTAGAGGTAGCCGATGGCCGGGGAGGCGGCGGAGGCCAGGCCGGCGAGCAGGGTGGTCCAACCGTGGTGGCGCAGTAGCTCGCCGAGAGGGAAGCGGTGCACCTCGTCGTTCTTCTGCGTCTGCTGAAAGACCGGGGAGTCCTCGACCTTGAACCGCAGGTAGAGGGCCACGATGATCAGCAGGGCGGAGACCAGGAACGGGACGCGCCAGCCCCAGGCTGCGAACGCCTCCGGGGCGAGGGTGGCCGTGACGAGGATGAAGACCAGGTTGGACACGATGATGCCGACCGGCAGGCCCATCTGCGGGAATGCGCCGAACAGGGCGCGCCGGTTCCGCGGGGCGTACTCAACCGCCATGAGGACGGCACCACCCCACTCGCCACCCACGCCCAGGCCCTGGACGAAGCGCAGCACCACCAGCAGGATCGGCGCCCAGACGCCGATGGCCGCGAAGTTCGGCAGTAGGCCGATGCCCACGGTGGCGCCGCCCATCACCAGCATGGTGATCAGCAGCATCTTCTTGCGGCCGATCTGGTCGCCGAAGTGACCGGCGAGCAGCCCGCCGATCGGCCGGGCGATGAACCCGACCGCGAAGGTGGCGAAGGCGGAGAGGGTCCCGGTGATGGGGTCCTCGCTCGGGAAGAACTGCGGTCCGAAGATCAGGGCTGCCGCCGAGCCGTAGATGAAGAAGTCGTACCACTCGATGGCGGTGCCCACGAAGCTCGCGCCGAGGACCTTGCGCTGTTCGGCGGGGGTGGGGGCTACCGCGCCGGCTGGCGGCGTCGGGGAGTGGAGTGTCTCTGCGGCGGGAGCGACGGGGTGGTTCGAGGACAAGGATCGAAACCTTTCTCGGATCTGGTCACGGGTGCATCGGTGGAAGTCGTCGTGCGGTGATCTGAAACACATGTCACTATCCCCGTAGGGAGTTGGATTGTCAACAATTTTGTTGGCAGTTCCATAGGTTCGTGTCTACGCTGGGGGCGAGAGTGAGCATCCAGCACCGGCGCACCGGCGCTGACACCCCCGAAAGGAACCCCACCATGACCAGCAGTTCCCCCTCCGACCGTTCCGCCGGCCGCCTCCTGGTGGTCGGGGCCCATTCCGCTGATTTCGTCTGGCGTGCGGCCGGTGCCGTCGCCACGTTCGTCCAGGCCGGCGGTGAGGCGAAGGTCGTCGCCCTGACCTACGGTGAGCGCGGCGAATCCGGGGTCCTGTGGCAGGAGGAGGGGCAGACCGAGGAGAACGTGAAGCGCATCCGCCACCAGGAGGCCGAGAAGGCCTCCCAACACCTGGGTGCCTCCTTCGAAGCCTTCGATCTGGGCGACTACCCCCTGGTCAACGACCACTCGGACATCGAGCGGCTGGCCGACCTGATGCGTGAGTTCGCCCCGACCGTGGTGCTGACGCACCCGGACAAGGACCCCTTCAACCCGGACCATCCGGTCGCCTACGAGATGGTCCAGAAGGCCCGCCTGATGACTTCCGGGGCCGGCGTCGAGTCCGGGTTCAAGACCGCCCCCCCGAGCGAGTTCCTCGTCTTCGAGCCGCACCAGCCCGAGCTGTGCGGCTTCGTGCCGTCCGTCTTCGTGGACATCACCGCGGTCTTCGAGCAGAAGAAGGCCGCCATGGCTGAGATGAAGGCGCAGGTCTACCTGCAGTCCTACTACGCCGAGCGCGCCGAGCACCGCGGCAACCACGCCCGCAAGGTCACCGGCAACAAGGAGATCCGCCAGGCCGAGGCCTTCATGCGCCTGGTCCCGAACGTGGTGGACAGCCTGTGAGTGTCCCCTCCGAGGCCGCAGAGGCCGCCGCCCAGCTGTCCGAGGCGGAGCTGATCGAACGCTTCGCGGCCCTGCCGGTGGCGAACGTCGGTGACGCCATGGACCGGCTCAACGTGCTTGATTCCGGCATCCAGTCCGTCTGGCCCTCCGCCGGCGCCAAGCTGGCCGGCCGCGCCGTCCCGGTCACCGTGGCCGGCGGAGACAACCTGGGCATCCACGAGACCATTCCCACCCTGCAGCCAGGAGACGTGCTGGTGGTCAACGGCCAGGCGGCCACTCATCGTGCGCTGATCGGCGAGCTGATCGCCGGCCGTGCGATGGCCCGCGGCTGCGTCGGCTTCGTGTTGGACGCCAGCGTCCGCGACGCCGTGGACCTCCAGGAGATGCGCTTCCCGGTTTTCGCGCGCGGCACCACCCCAGCTGGGCCCTATCGCAACGGACCGTTCCAGTCCGGGGTGGCGGCCGCCGTCGGGACCGTGGTGGTGCACCCTGGTGACCTGGTGCTCGGCGATGACGACGGCGTCGCGGTGGTCCCGTGGGGGAGTGCGGCCGAGATCCTGGTCAAGGCGGAGGCCAAGCACGCCGCGGAGACGCAGCAGCGCGCCGAGATCGGGTTCTGAGCGCGCCGCCCTCACGTTGAGTCTGGAGCGATTCACGCTTTTGGCCGCCGAAAACGTGAATCATTCCCGACTCAACCGGGTGGCCGTCAGGTGAGCGGGTCGGCAGTCTCCGTGACGAGGTCGAGCTCCTCCACTGCGGGCCAGGCCGTCAGGGAGTTGATGGCCTCGTCCTGATCGACCTCGCTCCCCGGGCTGGAGGGCTCTTCGGCCAGCATGATCGCCAGCGACTCCAGTCGACCTTCGTGAATCTGCAGCTCGATCTCGAACGCGGCCTCACCGCGCTGGAAGCGTGCCTTCACCGGCCAGACCTGCGTGCGGGGCGCGATGCGCGGGGTCTCCTCGCCCACGGCCAGGTAGGCGTCCGTCATGAACCCGGCTTCCGCATCCCGCTGCTGGACCGAGTCCAGTTGGACCCGCAACGCCTCGACGCCGGTGACCCCGGGTTGCAACAGGGCGTCCAGGACGGCCGTCATGGCCGGGTCGGCGAGGCCGAGGTTCTCATCCGTGTTCTCCAAGGCCTGCCGGGCTTCTTCGTGGGAGCTCTGCAGGCTGCGCAGCTCGGCCCGGTCGGCGGCCCAGCCCGCCGCCACCACCGCGACCCCGACGCCGGCCATCCACCAGCGCGGGTTGCGCACCCCGTGCTCGGTGAGCCAGCCCGTGATGCGGGCGTCCAAGGCCTCGAGCGGGTCGGCCAGGCCCAGCATCAGGCCGCCGGCAGCCAGCGCCGCCGAGCCGCGCCCGATGGAGCAGAGGGGGACGAACTGTCCGCGTGGCCCGCCCATGTAGCGCGCGGGCATCCCCGCCGTGGTCCCGGCGGGCAGGATGGCGGCGGTGTACGCACCGGTGAGCGCCGCCGTCGTGATCCGGTACGCGGCCCGGGCCCCGGAGCCCAGGGGCCGGGGCTCGACGAGGCTCAGCCCGCCGAACGCCGCGGCCGACGCCACGGCGAACAGCGGCCTGGCGGCGAGGGGCGGAGGCGGGGCGAAGGTCTGGCCAGACAGAGGTGCGTCGGCGAACCATCCAAAGGACTCGGTCATGCGCCGAGCCTACGCGGCAGAGAACTGAGTCCCACGAATTGGCCCCGCAGAGGCGATACGGGGCCAATTCGTGCGACTCAGTTGGCCGAGGTCAGGACTCCAAGCCCTCGTCACGCTTCGGTGCCTCATGCGGGTTCGCCGCGGAGTCCGCGTCCTCCACCACGGGGGTGCCGTGGGTGTGGAAGGTCGGGATGGTCTTCATGCCCCAGGCCTGGCCCCTGGCGCGCTCCTCCTGGGTCCAGCCGACCGGCTTCCAATCCGGGGCCAGGATCAGGCGTGAGCCCTGGTTCGCCAGCTCGATGCGGTTGCCGCCCGGCTCCCATACGTAGAGGAAGAAGCCCTGCTGGATGGCGTGCTTGTAGGGGCCGTACTCAATGAAGATGCCGTTCTCCAGGAAGATATCCGCGGCTTTGAGGATGTCCTCGCGCGTATCGGCGGCGAAGGCGACGTGGTGGAGGCGGCCGGGGGTGCCGGTCCAGTCGTCCGAGTAGACCATGTCATAGGACTTCTGGCCGAAGGTGTACCAGTGGGCGCCGACGTCGCCGTCGTTGAGCTGGATGAACTCGGTGGTGTATCCGCCCATCACCTTCTCGGAGAACTCGCACACGCCGGCCATGTCCGCGGTGAGGTAGTTGATGTGGTCCAGGCGGCGGGCGTTGGCGCCGAAGCCGGGGAATTTGGACGCCTGGTTCTTCAGCGCCGGCCGGTCCTCATCCGTGGCCTCGTACCACTCGGTGTCGAAGTAGACCTCCATGAGGTGCCGGTCCGGGTTCTGAAAGCGGTAAGTGCGTCCGCGGCCCTGCTCGCCGTCCACCCAGCCCTCGCCGAGTCCCGTCGCCTCGATGCGGGCGACCGTGCGTTCCAGGGCCTCCGGGCTGTGGGCGCGCCAGCCCACCCGGCCGACGCCGGCGTGTTCCTTCTCGGTGAGCTTGATGGAGTAGGGCTCGTAGTCGTCCCAGCAGTGCAGGTAGGCGACCTCGCCGCCGTTCTCCGTGGTGCGGCCGACCTCTCGCATGGCCAGCAGATCCCGGAAGAACCAGAGCGACTCCTCGAACTTCGGGGTGTACAGCTCGACGGTGGACAGGTGGGCGATGTCGCGGATGCGTTCGGTCATGGACGGGCTCCTGTGGGGACGTGGTGCTGCTCGGAGAGCGTGTCACGGATATTGAACAAGATTGTCAACAAAATCATAGACAGTTTGCGAGGCTATGGCTACGGTCATAGGTATTCGACTCCATTGTGACCCATCTCACATTTGATCCAGGAGTAGCCATGACGTCATCCCGCCTGAGCTTGCTGTCCGCCGTCGCCGTCGCAGGACTTGCCCTGACCGCCTGTTCGTCCGATTCCCCGTCCGGGACGGGCGACGCTCCAAACTCCGGCGGATCCGACGCGGCGGCCGGTGAGCTCACCCAGGTCACGGTCGGCCTCGTTCCGCTGGCCGCCTCGATCGCCGTCGAGTACGGCATCCAGGAGGGCATCTTCGAAAAGCACGGCCTCGACGTCGAGATCGCCCTCGCCAATGCCGGCGCCGCCATGCTGCCCGCCGTGTCCAACGGTCAGATGGACTTCGGGGTCGGCAACCCGTTGTCCGTCCTCACGGCCGTGGACCAGGGCCTGGACATGAAGATCGTGGCTGGATACTGCAACTCTGCGGACGAGGGAGAGGACACCTCGGGAGTCGTGACACGGGTGGACTCCGGAATCGAGGACTACGGCGACCTGGCGGGCAAGACCACCTCCATCAACGCACTGCGGACCCTCGGGGACCTGACGCTGATGGACCTGGCCGAACAGGGCGGTTCCGATCCGGCGGACGTGAAGTTCGCGGAGATGCCGTTCCAGGACATGCCGGCTCAGCTCGAGCAGGGGAACACGGACGCCATCTGGATCCCGGAGCCGTTCCTGACCACCGCACTGGAGAGCCCCGACAACAAGCTTCTCGGCTACTCGTTCCGTGACTCGATCGAGGGCATGCCGACCATGGTCACGTTCACCTCGGGGACCTTCGCCGAGGAGAACCCGGAGACCGTGGAACAGTTCCAGGCGGCCATCACCGAGGCGCTCGCAGCCACGGACGAGAACAACGATGAGGCCAAGAAGCTCCTGCCGGAGTTCATGAACCTCCCCGAGGACGCGGCAACGGCCCTCAAGCTCGACGAGCTCGGAGGAGAGGTCCGCGAGGACCAGATCCAGGCCATCGGCGAGTTGGCCGTGAAGTATGGGTTCATCGACCAGGAGCCGGACCTGATCTCCATGATCATCCAGTAGGCCTCAGCGGCCGCCATCAGCAGGGATATGGAAGAATAAGGGGTCGTTCGAACGCCACCCGGGGCAGCGGGTGAGCGCGGGGTCGTTGAGACCGTCAGCCGCCGCGTCCGGATCACAGTGAGTGTTAATACAGCCGACCGCCACCGCGCCCTGGGGCGCTGGAGGCCTCGGCAAACCACCGCCCAAGGACCCCACGTGAACTCTTCCGCACCTGCCCCTCAGCACGTCCCCGCCCGCTTCGCCCCCACCGGCACCGGCCTCTATGCCATCTTCACGGCGGTCATGGCCGTCGTGCTGATCCTGTCCAACCTGGGGGCCTCCAAGGGCGTGACCTTCGGGCCCATCGTCACGGACGGCGGGTTCTTCCTCTTCCCGTTGGCATACATCATCGGAGATGTGGTCTCCGAGGTCTACGGATTCAAGGCCTCCCGGCGTGCCATCGTCACCACGTTCGCCCTCTCGGTCTTCGCCGCGCTGTGCTTCTGGGTCATCATCGCCCTGCCCGGTGCCGAGTGGTACGACGGCCAGGATGCCCTCGTCCGTACCCTGGCACCCGTGCCCCTGATCGTGCTCGCCTCCCTGCTCGGGTTCCTCGTCGGCCAACTGGCCAACTCCTGGCTCATGGTCCGCCTCAAGCGCCGCTCCGGCGAACGCCTACTCTTCGGTCGGCTGGCAGCCTCCACCCTGGTGGGTGAGTTCCTGGACACCCTCGTGTTCTGCTCCATCGCCGCCGGCGTCATCGGCATCACGGACCTGCCGACGTTCCTCAACTACGTCTTGGTGGGCTTCGTGTTCAAGTCCGTCGTCGAGATCGTCCTGTCCCCGGTGACCATGTGGGTCATCGGCCGGGTCAAGAAGGCCGAGCCGGCCTACGCCACGGTTCCCGAGGCGTAGGGAACCGAGACTTCACGCGCCCTCGGTCAACGACCCGGCCAGCGCCCAGGACCGGTCCCGTTCGGCAGCCGCCGGGGACGGCTACGTCCAGCACCCGCAGGCGGTGGTGATCAGACCCGAGGAGGCCGACGTCTCTTGAGCGGACGTGCGTCTCACCGCATCCCGCAGGGACAGTGAGGGAGACTTCGCGGCCCGGTGCAGGGACGGAAACACCCCAGAAACGGACGCTTCCTAGGTTGGGAGCATACCTACCCCCTCGCCCCTGGAGTGATGTCCCATGTCCTACGTCAGCCCCCCCAGACTTCGTGAAGCACATGGTCGACGCCGGTGAGTCCAAGGTCTTCATGTCCACCCGGGACACTCTGATCCGCTCGTTCATGGCCGGTGCCATCCTGGCCCTCGCCGCGGCGTTCGCCATCACGGTGACGGTGCAGACGGGCAATGCCCTCGTCGGTGCGTTGCTGTTCCCGGTCGGATTCATCCTCATTTACCTGCTCGGTTTCGACCTGCTGACCGGTGTCTTCACCCTGGTCCCGCTGGCCTGGATCGACAAGAGGCCCGGCGTGACCATCGGCGGTCTGCTGCGCAACTGGGGCCTGGTCTTCGTCGGCAACTTCGCCGGAGCCTTCCTCGTGGCCGTCATGATGGTGGTGACCATGACCTACGGCTTCCAGACCCCGCCGAACGAGGTGGCCCAGCAGATCGGCTCCATCGGCGAGGGGAGAACCGTCGGCTACGCCGAATACGGTGCGGGTGGCATGCTGACCCTCTTCATCCGCGGCGTGCTCTGCAACTGGATGGTCTCGACCGGTGTGGTCGCGGCCTTCCTGGCCAAGGACGTCGTGGGCAAGGCCCTGATCATGTGGATGCCGGTCATGCTCTTCTTCTACATGGGATTCGAGCATTCCATCGTCAACATGTTCCTCTTCCCGGCGGGCCTCATGCTGGGCGGTGAGTTCTCCATCATGGACTACCTCGTCTGGAACGAAATCCCGACCGTGCTCGGTAACCTCGTGGGCGGCCTCTCCTTCGTGGGCCTGACGCTCTACGCCACCCACTACCGCACGGCGGCCAAGCGTCAGCCGAAACTGCCGACCCTGTCCGACCACGCCGTGAGCCGCTGACCATGGACCCCATCATGCATAAGGCGCACGCTGCCGACCTCGTCAATGCCGCACGCATCCGTGCCGGTCTCACCTGGGCGGGACTCGCCGCCGCCATCGGGGCCGCACCGGTGTGGACCACGGCCGCGCTGCTGGGACAGCACCCGATGACCGCGGCTCAGGCCGGCGTCGTGGTCGAGATGCTCGGTCTGGGCGACGACGTGGCCGAGAGCCTGCAGCAACAGCCGAACAGGGGCAGCGACCCGGCCGTGATGAGCGATCCCACGATCTACCGGCTGATGGAGGCCATGTCGGTCTACGGGCCGGCGCTGAAGGCCCTGATCCACGAGGAGTTCGGGGACGGCATCATGAGCGCCATCAACTTCAAGGCAGACGTTACCCGCCGTGCCGATCCGGACGGCGACCGCGTGGTCATCACCTTGGACGGCAAGTTCCTGGACTACCGCTGGTGACCGACCAGCACTGACCTGTCCCGGCCGTCACAGACCGTCATCTGGGGCGGCCATGGACGGTCGGGGCGGCATACCGGCACGGAAACGGGCCCAGATGACGCCAGACCGCTGAACATGACCCGACGCTTGGCGGCCACGTGCTGACTGCCTAGGGTCGGAAACAGAATCACGAGATCCGGTGCTAAGCCCTGGCTGGCCGGACGGCAACCCTCTCACCGTAGTGGGGTGCTCCAGGTGATGATTCGGCCTCCGGTGACCACCGCGGGGCAAGTACGGCACCACCGTGAATGCGTGTCCCGGCCGCCAGGCCATGACGACGCCGTGTTCCGGGCCAACGCCATTCCGGTGTGCCATGGAAGACGGGGACACCCATGACGGACACCACCCACCTCGAACACCGCACCGTGCCGACCAGGCTGCCCACCTTCGAGGAGCTGCGGGCGGCCATCGGCCCCTCCGGTCCGGCGGACGCCCAGCTCACCGAGCACTTCGCCCCGGTCTTCGCGGCCATCGCGGCGGGCTCGGCACAGCGCGAGCAGGACCACGAGCTGGCGTTCGCTGCCATTGAACACCTCCGCGGCGCGGGGTTCACCCGGGTGCGGCTCGGCCGCGATCACGGTGGCATCGGGGCGAGCCTGCCGCAACTGGCCGACCTGCTGGTGGATCTCGCCGCCGCCGACTCCAACCTTCCCCAGGCGCTGCACGGGCATTTCATGTTCACCGAGCAGCACGAGAACGAGTCCCAGGGCGCGGTCTCCGAGTGGTGGCTGGCCGAGGTCGCCTCGGGGAAGATCTTCGGCAATGCCCTGGTGGAGTTGCCGCCGTCCGCGGGCCGCCGCCCCGTGCACTGGATCGATGCGGACCCGGACACCGTGCAGGCGGCTGCCGCCACGGGCACCACGGAGGTGGCCCGCCTGACGGGTGACAAGTTCTACTCCACCGGGGCGATCTTCGCCGACTACCTGCTGGTCTCCGCGGTCCGGCCCGGGCTCGAGGAGGACGGTCCGGTCTTCGCGATCATCGACGCCCGAGACCCCGGCGTGCAGCGCATCGACGACTGGAACGGCTTCGGCCAGCGGCTCACCGCCTCCGGCACCACCACCCTGGACCACGTCCCCGTGCGGGCCCAGCGGACCCAGGAGTTCAACGTCCCCACGGGCGTGCTGGCCTACACCGTCCTGTGGATCGTGCTGGCGGCCACCCAGGCCGGGATCGGGGCCACCGCACTGGCAGAGATCACCGCGTTCGTCCGGAGCCGGCGTCGTACCTATGACCACGCCACGGCGGAGACGCCGGCGGAGGACCCGCTGGTGCACCAGGTCATCGGCGCCGTGTCCGCCAAGGTGGTCTCGGCCCGGCACATCGTGCGGGGCGCCGCGGCCGTGGTGGAGGAGTCCTTCCTCCAGGTCCGGGGGCACACCGACCTGGAGGACCCGGTGGTGGTCCAGGCCCACGCCCGGGCCAACATCGCGCTGTCCGAGGCGTCGCTCGTGGTGTCCGATCTGATCCTGGAGGCCACCAACCAGATCTTCGAGTCCGGCGGGGCCTCGGCCACGGACGCCGCCAAGCAACTGCACCAGCACTGGCTCAACGCCCGGACGATCGCCAGCCACACCCCGCTGATCTACCGCACCCAGGCCGTGGGCGGCTACCGGATCAACGGCGCCATCCCGCCGTTCCACTCCACGGCCCGCAACTCCGCCGCCGCGGAGGCCGCCACCACAGCCACCACCACCACAGCCACCACCGAAGGAGCATGATGACCACCACTACCGAGCGCACCAACTCAGCCT comes from Citricoccus muralis and encodes:
- a CDS encoding MFS transporter → MSSNHPVAPAAETLHSPTPPAGAVAPTPAEQRKVLGASFVGTAIEWYDFFIYGSAAALIFGPQFFPSEDPITGTLSAFATFAVGFIARPIGGLLAGHFGDQIGRKKMLLITMLVMGGATVGIGLLPNFAAIGVWAPILLVVLRFVQGLGVGGEWGGAVLMAVEYAPRNRRALFGAFPQMGLPVGIIVSNLVFILVTATLAPEAFAAWGWRVPFLVSALLIIVALYLRFKVEDSPVFQQTQKNDEVHRFPLGELLRHHGWTTLLAGLASAASPAIGYLYSVYMLSYGTEALGLPQPTMLWLIVGGAVVHLATVLLGALLADRFRQKPVFVAGAVLVVLGAFPFFWLVDTAQPVLILLGFAVLLLAQSFMAGPQAALVAELFPANVRYSGASTAYQIGSIIGGGFAPLIATSLYASFGASWPISLYILALGVLALVAILPLKTGRFDASWESSR
- a CDS encoding PIG-L deacetylase family protein, yielding MTSSSPSDRSAGRLLVVGAHSADFVWRAAGAVATFVQAGGEAKVVALTYGERGESGVLWQEEGQTEENVKRIRHQEAEKASQHLGASFEAFDLGDYPLVNDHSDIERLADLMREFAPTVVLTHPDKDPFNPDHPVAYEMVQKARLMTSGAGVESGFKTAPPSEFLVFEPHQPELCGFVPSVFVDITAVFEQKKAAMAEMKAQVYLQSYYAERAEHRGNHARKVTGNKEIRQAEAFMRLVPNVVDSL
- a CDS encoding ABC transporter substrate-binding protein, with translation MNTMHRQIGPRRGLLGTLALAASLSLVLAGCGGGEPDAEGEAGEAAASVGEPQTGGDLTVLLDAGFAGGWSTGLDPATSNTVGANMPQNSAIFGGLFTLEADENGQNAEIVPNQAESYEFSEDGLTLTVKLREGITFSDGSPLNADAVVWNWIRALSSGSTGTPQLDLDLTRDMPELDQQFLDDLYAALPEDVDEAVIEQRLGAVQAVDDLTFEVHFSVANGAFVNAMPSTSLNFIGSPTAYQEMGADQYSQSPVAAGPFTVDANRLSERLELTRNEDYFKDGMPYLDELSFQSVGGDQVLYQTLQAGQGDAIEGLSSVTLIEQAQENPNLTVTPGAPTSPYVIQLNTRKAPFDDKKAREAIYYATDFEAINEGLFGGQGDMSQSFTASGGLFHEPEVEGYRTYDPEKARKLVEEIGGLTVELGTTDIVTARQVTTALQTQWQDAGIDVTIDSKPLGDVITKFTSGEWESMLQTAGAWEPAAGIGVAVRFGSTSPFSGTPLPEGAETATQALEENLNTELDEVLTNAASTVDQEERGELYKQAAKMISDEAYGPFGMAFSPAQVVRKGVHGPGLTTPIPALVVNSGVLYDRVWVEQ
- a CDS encoding methyltransferase; translation: MSVPSEAAEAAAQLSEAELIERFAALPVANVGDAMDRLNVLDSGIQSVWPSAGAKLAGRAVPVTVAGGDNLGIHETIPTLQPGDVLVVNGQAATHRALIGELIAGRAMARGCVGFVLDASVRDAVDLQEMRFPVFARGTTPAGPYRNGPFQSGVAAAVGTVVVHPGDLVLGDDDGVAVVPWGSAAEILVKAEAKHAAETQQRAEIGF
- a CDS encoding ABC transporter ATP-binding protein translates to MTTENCLEDIGSKSREPLLSVRNIVQEFESRGPGGVKEGVVHAVSDISFDLMPGETLGIVGETGSGKSTLARAVIQVDRPKSGSVVFRGEDLTGLNRKDLKKVWANFQMVYQDPFSSLNPRWRIEDVVAEPLDSHRSLNRQERRAKVRELLDLVGLDPDTYLRRRPMELSGGQAQRVAIARAIALDPAVIICDEAISSLDVLIQAQVINLFEKLRVELGLSYLFIAHDLATVKQVSDRVAVLYLGQLAEIAPSNRMYETPRHPYTRALLDSVPGLNPETGVAKRPITLPGDVPSPLDPPSGCRFRTRCPFAQDVCAAVEPRLEPCSGGGFVACHFPLDDDGLPTNGHPEGVKDALPA